A window of Sedimentibacter sp. MB31-C6 genomic DNA:
GGTTCTAATATTCTTGTGGATTTTGATAAAAGAGATGATGATAAAACAAATCCTTGTATCCTTATTCTCGGTAATTCAGGACAAGGAAAAAGTTATTTATTAAAGTTGATATTATGTAATATCTTAGAATCAGGAAAGAATGTTATATGCTTAGATCCAGAGCATGAATATGTGGAGCTAGCAGAAAATATAGGTGGATGCTTTGTAGATTTAATGAGTGGAGAGTATATGATAAATCCATTAGAACCAAAGACTTGGGATGAGGGAGGAAGTCCACAGGACAAAGATGCTCCTCTTGCATTTAGACAAGCGACAAAGCTAAGTCAACACATTAGTTTTTTAAAAGATTTCTTCCGATGTTATAAAGATTTTGATGATAGGCATATTGATGTTATAGAAATTATGCTAGGAAAACTCTACACTAAATGGAGAATAAGTGATAGTACAAATTTCAGCCGATTAGAATCTGTTGATTATCCAATCCTTTCAGACCTTTATACGTTAATAGAGGAAGAATATAAAGGCTATGATAAAGGAAGATATCAACTTTATACAGTGGAATTATTACAGGAAATCCTGCTTGGACTCCATTCAATGTGCCAAGGTGCAGAAAGTAAATTCTTTAATGGACATACCAATATAACTTCTAATCGGTTTATTGTATTTGGTGTAAAAGGGTTATTACAGGCTAGTAAAAATGTAAAGAACGCATTACTGTTTAATGTATTATCCTTTATGTCAGATAAACTATTAACGGAAGGAAATACTGCAGCTGGAATTGATGAATTGTATTTGTTCCTTACCAATCTTACAGCAATAGAATATATCCGTAACTTTATGAAGCGAGTGCGAAAGAAAGAATCAGCGGTAATACTTAGCAGTCAAAACCTTGAGGACTTCAATATTGAAGGCATTAAGGAGCTAACCAAACCGCTGTTTTCAATTCCAGCACACGCTTTTTTATTTAATGCTGGAAATATTGATAAGCAGTTTTATATGGATACCTTGCAACTTGAAGAATCAGAATATAATCTAATTAAATTTCCACAGAGAGGGGTCTGCTTATATAAATGTGGTAATGAGCGTTATAATTTAGCCGTTCATGCTCCAGCATATAAGGAAAAATTATTTGGAAAGGCAGGTGGAAGGTAGTGACTATTGAAAGTGCAGAATGGGTAATGAAACAAGAAAAAATCGAATCCTACCGGAAACAAAAGCAAGGCATTATAGATGATTTGAGGGTATGCATCAGATATACTCCAAACAGAGATAATGACTTGCTTTGTTTTATGGAACAGTATTTAAAGGAAGAAATAAAGAATCGACCAAGATTATTGGAGCAGATAAAGTGCTGTATAAATGGTGAAAAATATGAAAATCCCTTCCTAGCATATAACCATTATGATGAGGGGCATATTGAAGAATTTGACCATATACTCAATGAATATATTAATAAGCTAAAGTTATCTGGTGGAGAATCCACGCAAGCATCTAGAATTATTGAAAGCACTATACTAAAGATAAATGAACTCCATGATATATGCCGTGGACAGCTGATAGACTCTTGGAGAAATGAAAGACTTATAGAATATATTGTCACTGCTTCTAGGTATGCAGGATTTAAAAAAGCTGAGGACATCATCGAAGCAAAAAAGCAATGGTAAGGTGGTGAGGCTGTGGATTTAAGAGAT
This region includes:
- a CDS encoding VirB4 family type IV secretion system protein, which produces MVKKKIPIIEDEKIKSFVDMIAPSIIKFNTDHFICGNTYRCVWALREYPTSTSEQAILRHLGEKDGVTLRIYTRQVTPNEEKKIIHNAANKNRMNTANTNDLQQTVTAESNLQDVVTLVSAMHRNREPLLHCAVYIELTASDYDSLKLLQTDVLTELVRSKLNVDRLMLRQQQGFLCVGPTGRNVFGSQYERVLPASSVANLYPFNYSGKTDSNGFYLGRDKFGSNILVDFDKRDDDKTNPCILILGNSGQGKSYLLKLILCNILESGKNVICLDPEHEYVELAENIGGCFVDLMSGEYMINPLEPKTWDEGGSPQDKDAPLAFRQATKLSQHISFLKDFFRCYKDFDDRHIDVIEIMLGKLYTKWRISDSTNFSRLESVDYPILSDLYTLIEEEYKGYDKGRYQLYTVELLQEILLGLHSMCQGAESKFFNGHTNITSNRFIVFGVKGLLQASKNVKNALLFNVLSFMSDKLLTEGNTAAGIDELYLFLTNLTAIEYIRNFMKRVRKKESAVILSSQNLEDFNIEGIKELTKPLFSIPAHAFLFNAGNIDKQFYMDTLQLEESEYNLIKFPQRGVCLYKCGNERYNLAVHAPAYKEKLFGKAGGR